From Microcystis aeruginosa NIES-2549, a single genomic window includes:
- a CDS encoding DNA methyltransferase, translated as MPLSWNEIKNRAIAFQKEWEGETSEKAESQSFWNDFFNVFGISRRRVASFEQPIKKADNKQGFIDLLWKGTILVEHKSKGKDLEKATQQAKDYFPNLKEHELPRYILVSDFQRFKLYDLDSGNQWEFELSNFVDNVHLFDFIAGYEKRVYKDEDPVNIQAAELMGKLHDCLKEIGYMGHNLEVYLVRLLFCLFADDTGIFNKGIFWEYIDIHTKEDGSDLAMHIAYIFQVLNTPEDKRLKNLDENLTQFPYINGKLFEESLPLAAFDSKMRVMLLEACAFDWGKISPAIFGSMFQAVMNPKERRNLGAHYTSEKNIQKVIKPLFLDDLHREFEKIKGNRNKLLEFQKKIANLYFLDPACGCGNFLIITYRELRDLEILVLQELDKLDKTGQLVTDISAIIQVDVNQFAGIEYDEFAVRVAEVAMWLIDHQMNIKVSNTFGQYFVRLPLKKAAKIVHGNALRIDWEEVISKEKLNFILGNPPFVGAMIMNEQQRNDMAYVFDGEKGIGVLDYVCAWYIKAAQIIQGNRIRVAFVSTNSISQGEQVALLWNILFQKYHLKIHFAHRTFKWSNEAKGNAAVHCVIIGFGSFNITTKILFDYEDIQGESLVVQSNNINPYLVDGSDIIISNRSFPLSNVPLMRFGSMPRDGGNFIFTELEKEEFLKLEPKAEKWIKPYTGAQEFINGYSRYCLWLVDISPTELKTLPEVIKRVDKVKNFRLKSKAASTRKFAATPTLFCQIAQPDTNYLLVPRVSSERRKYIPIGFMNKNVIGNDQVLLIPNANLYLFGILTSEMHMAWVKYVCGRLKSDYRYSKDIVYNNYPFPENITDKQKQTVETCAQAVLDTRVKYPDSSLADLYDPLTMPPDLLKAHQKLDKAVDLCYRPQPFTSELNRIEYLFELYEKLTAPLLPTSKQKPPKRKNPQ; from the coding sequence ATGCCTTTAAGTTGGAATGAAATTAAAAATCGCGCCATCGCTTTTCAAAAAGAGTGGGAAGGAGAGACTTCAGAAAAAGCAGAATCTCAGTCTTTTTGGAATGATTTTTTTAATGTCTTTGGCATTTCACGGCGTAGGGTAGCTAGTTTTGAGCAACCGATAAAAAAAGCAGATAATAAACAGGGTTTTATTGATTTACTCTGGAAAGGAACGATTTTAGTTGAGCATAAATCGAAGGGGAAAGATTTAGAAAAAGCCACACAACAGGCTAAGGATTATTTTCCCAATTTAAAGGAACATGAGTTACCGCGTTATATTTTAGTATCGGATTTTCAACGGTTTAAATTATATGATTTAGATTCAGGAAATCAATGGGAATTTGAATTAAGTAATTTTGTTGATAACGTTCATTTATTTGATTTTATTGCTGGTTACGAAAAGCGAGTTTATAAAGACGAAGATCCCGTCAATATTCAAGCAGCCGAGTTAATGGGAAAACTTCATGATTGCCTCAAAGAAATTGGTTATATGGGGCATAATTTAGAAGTTTATCTAGTGCGTTTATTATTTTGTTTATTTGCCGATGATACGGGTATTTTTAATAAGGGTATTTTCTGGGAATATATTGATATACATACCAAAGAAGATGGCAGTGATTTGGCGATGCACATCGCTTATATTTTTCAGGTTTTGAATACACCAGAAGACAAAAGATTAAAAAATCTCGATGAGAATTTAACTCAATTTCCCTACATAAATGGCAAGTTATTTGAGGAGTCATTACCCTTAGCGGCTTTTGATAGCAAGATGCGAGTCATGTTATTAGAAGCTTGTGCTTTTGATTGGGGAAAAATTTCCCCTGCTATTTTTGGCTCTATGTTTCAAGCGGTAATGAATCCAAAAGAGCGACGCAATTTAGGGGCGCATTATACCTCCGAGAAGAACATTCAAAAGGTGATTAAACCGTTATTTTTAGATGATTTACACAGAGAATTTGAGAAGATTAAAGGCAATCGCAATAAATTACTAGAATTTCAGAAAAAGATTGCTAATTTATATTTTCTTGATCCTGCCTGTGGTTGCGGCAACTTTTTAATTATTACCTATCGAGAGTTAAGAGATTTAGAGATTTTGGTATTACAGGAGTTAGATAAATTAGATAAAACGGGGCAGTTAGTAACAGATATTAGTGCTATTATTCAGGTAGATGTAAACCAGTTTGCTGGTATTGAATACGATGAGTTTGCGGTGAGGGTGGCAGAGGTGGCAATGTGGTTAATTGATCATCAGATGAATATTAAAGTTAGTAATACTTTTGGTCAGTATTTTGTGCGTTTACCATTAAAGAAAGCGGCAAAGATTGTTCATGGAAATGCCTTGCGGATTGATTGGGAGGAAGTTATCTCAAAAGAGAAGCTCAATTTTATTTTAGGGAATCCTCCTTTTGTGGGTGCGATGATTATGAACGAACAGCAAAGGAATGATATGGCTTATGTTTTCGACGGTGAGAAAGGAATAGGCGTTTTAGATTATGTGTGTGCATGGTATATCAAGGCTGCTCAAATAATTCAGGGCAATAGAATCAGGGTTGCTTTTGTTTCCACAAATTCTATATCTCAAGGTGAGCAAGTTGCCTTACTTTGGAATATTCTTTTTCAAAAATATCATTTAAAAATTCATTTTGCCCATCGTACTTTTAAATGGAGTAATGAAGCAAAAGGAAACGCCGCAGTTCATTGTGTTATTATTGGCTTTGGAAGTTTTAATATAACAACTAAAATCCTATTTGATTATGAAGATATTCAAGGTGAATCATTAGTTGTTCAGTCTAATAATATTAATCCCTATTTGGTTGATGGAAGTGACATCATTATTTCTAATCGAAGTTTTCCTTTATCTAATGTTCCATTAATGCGTTTTGGTAGTATGCCAAGAGATGGTGGTAATTTTATTTTTACAGAACTGGAAAAAGAAGAATTTTTAAAATTAGAGCCGAAGGCAGAAAAATGGATTAAACCTTATACAGGAGCGCAAGAATTTATTAATGGTTATAGTCGCTATTGTCTATGGTTAGTTGATATTTCTCCCACTGAATTAAAGACATTACCAGAAGTCATCAAAAGAGTAGATAAGGTTAAAAATTTTAGATTAAAAAGTAAAGCTGCTTCTACTCGTAAATTTGCGGCGACACCTACTCTATTCTGTCAAATAGCACAACCCGATACTAATTATTTACTTGTTCCCCGTGTCTCATCTGAAAGAAGAAAATATATTCCGATAGGTTTTATGAATAAAAATGTGATTGGTAATGATCAAGTTTTATTAATTCCTAATGCCAATCTATATTTATTTGGTATTCTTACTTCAGAAATGCACATGGCATGGGTTAAATATGTCTGTGGGAGATTAAAAAGTGATTATCGTTACTCAAAAGATATTGTTTATAATAACTACCCCTTTCCAGAAAATATCACCGACAAACAAAAACAAACCGTTGAAACTTGCGCTCAAGCTGTGCTAGATACTAGGGTAAAATATCCCGATAGTAGCCTTGCGGATTTATACGATCCTTTAACTATGCCTCCCGACTTGCTCAAAGCTCACCAAAAACTTGACAAAGCTGTTGATTTGTGTTATCGTCCCCAACCTTTCACCAGTGAATTAAACCGTATTGAATACCTCTTTGAACTCTACGAAAAATTAACCGCTCCCCTACTCCCTACCAGCAAACAAAAACCCCCGAAAAGAAAAAATCCTCAATAA
- a CDS encoding DUF29 domain-containing protein — MSKTLYEQDFQVWLATTISHLQKREFAALDTDNLIEELTELGKSEKRTLESNLMILLAHLLKLKVQQDAPPSMKDSWYCSIIEHRQRIEKNLRNTPSLKSYLETAIEEAYPDARQVAIKEGKLAQFGVRIPPENDYPQICPFLPEQILDENFYGN; from the coding sequence ATGTCCAAAACTCTCTACGAACAAGATTTTCAAGTATGGCTCGCAACAACAATTAGCCACCTACAGAAGCGGGAATTTGCTGCGCTGGATACTGATAACTTAATTGAGGAGTTAACCGAGTTGGGAAAATCGGAAAAAAGAACTTTAGAAAGTAATTTGATGATTCTTTTAGCTCATTTGCTCAAATTAAAAGTACAGCAGGACGCACCGCCATCAATGAAGGATAGCTGGTATTGTTCTATTATTGAGCATCGCCAGCGAATTGAGAAAAACTTACGCAATACGCCTTCCCTGAAATCCTATCTAGAAACTGCTATCGAGGAAGCTTATCCAGATGCTCGTCAAGTGGCAATTAAGGAAGGGAAACTTGCTCAATTTGGTGTTCGGATTCCCCCAGAAAATGATTATCCTCAAATTTGTCCTTTCTTGCCAGAGCAAATCTTAGATGAGAACTTCTATGGCAATTGA
- a CDS encoding MoaD/ThiS family protein, protein MAVKVLVPTPLQQFTKNKATVECSASNVGDLIESLEASFPGIKARLCDEEGAPRRFLNFYVNSEDIRFLDGTKTPLKDGDEVSIVPAVAGG, encoded by the coding sequence ATGGCCGTAAAAGTTCTCGTTCCCACTCCCCTGCAACAATTTACAAAAAATAAGGCTACCGTCGAGTGTAGTGCTAGTAATGTCGGTGATTTAATCGAATCCTTAGAAGCAAGTTTCCCCGGTATTAAGGCCCGCTTATGCGATGAAGAGGGCGCACCCCGGCGCTTTTTAAATTTCTACGTCAACAGTGAAGATATTCGCTTCCTCGATGGGACAAAAACCCCCTTAAAAGATGGCGATGAAGTCAGTATCGTTCCTGCGGTGGCTGGAGGTTAA
- the thrC gene encoding threonine synthase, with protein MTLATNIETSKFIPTFTRLVSKEGGTSYPLKALNICEETFAPLEVDYDYDLIRRTVTRESIQAGPNSIWRYRSFLPVESENPIDVGTGMTPLVKSHRLARRLGLKNLYIKNDAVNMPTLSFKDRVVSVALTRAKELGFTTVSCASTGNLANSTAAIAAHAGLDCCVFIPSDLEAGKILGTLIYNPTVMAVKGNYDQVNRLCSEVGNTYGWGFVNINLRPYYSEGSKTLGFEVAEQLGWKLPDHIVAPLASGSLFTKIYKGFQEFVKVGLVADKAVRFSGAQAEGCSPIAQAFKEGRDFVAPVKPNTIAKSIAIGNPADGVYALDIARKTGGNIESVTDAEIIEGIKLLAETEGIFTETAGGTTIAVLKKLVEAGKIDPEETTVVYITGNGLKTQEAVQGYIGEPLLIEPKLESFERALERSRTLERLEWQQVLV; from the coding sequence ATGACCCTAGCGACAAACATCGAAACCTCAAAATTCATCCCCACCTTTACCCGCTTGGTTTCTAAGGAAGGAGGGACCTCCTACCCCCTGAAAGCGCTGAATATCTGCGAAGAAACCTTTGCCCCCCTGGAAGTGGACTACGATTACGACCTCATCCGTCGCACCGTTACCAGAGAAAGCATTCAAGCAGGTCCCAATTCCATCTGGCGCTATCGTTCCTTTTTGCCGGTGGAAAGTGAAAATCCCATCGATGTGGGTACGGGTATGACTCCCCTAGTTAAATCCCACCGTTTAGCCCGGCGCTTGGGTCTCAAAAATCTCTACATTAAAAATGATGCCGTCAATATGCCCACTCTCAGCTTCAAAGATAGAGTGGTATCCGTCGCCCTTACCCGGGCTAAAGAATTAGGTTTTACTACCGTTTCCTGTGCTAGTACGGGAAATCTGGCCAATTCCACCGCCGCTATTGCCGCTCACGCCGGTTTAGACTGTTGTGTTTTCATTCCCTCCGACTTAGAAGCGGGTAAAATTCTCGGCACCCTAATCTATAATCCCACGGTCATGGCAGTTAAAGGCAACTACGATCAAGTTAACCGTCTCTGTTCAGAAGTGGGCAATACCTACGGTTGGGGTTTTGTCAACATCAATCTGCGTCCCTACTATTCCGAAGGTTCCAAAACTTTAGGCTTTGAAGTGGCTGAACAATTAGGCTGGAAACTCCCCGACCATATTGTCGCACCTTTAGCCAGTGGTTCCCTCTTTACCAAGATTTATAAAGGCTTCCAAGAATTCGTCAAAGTCGGTTTGGTGGCAGATAAAGCAGTGCGTTTTAGTGGCGCTCAAGCGGAGGGTTGTTCCCCCATTGCCCAAGCTTTCAAGGAAGGACGGGATTTTGTCGCCCCAGTTAAACCCAATACTATCGCCAAATCGATCGCTATTGGTAATCCCGCCGATGGTGTTTATGCCCTTGATATTGCGCGTAAAACTGGCGGTAATATTGAATCCGTCACCGATGCCGAAATTATCGAAGGTATTAAACTTTTGGCAGAAACGGAAGGCATTTTCACGGAAACCGCAGGCGGTACAACTATCGCTGTCTTGAAAAAATTAGTAGAAGCGGGTAAAATCGACCCTGAAGAAACCACGGTCGTTTATATCACCGGTAATGGTCTAAAAACCCAAGAAGCGGTACAGGGTTATATCGGTGAACCCCTGTTAATCGAACCGAAATTAGAAAGCTTTGAACGGGCCCTGGAACGTTCCCGCACCCTCGAACGCCTCGAATGGCAACAGGTTCTCGTCTAG
- the rsmD gene encoding 16S rRNA (guanine(966)-N(2))-methyltransferase RsmD encodes MRIYGNRPIKTLAGQLTRPTTARVREALFNIWQHKLSGCRWLDLCAGNGSMGAEALCRGASLVIGIEQSGRAGEIIKENWRNLATSPQQFQVIRGDVLTKLATLAGESFDLIYFDPPYESGLYLPVLTAISQYNLLDSLGEIAVEHNPKSWPAINLEGLTICRQKRYGNTTLTFYQKTDEL; translated from the coding sequence ATGAGAATTTACGGCAATCGTCCCATAAAAACCCTGGCAGGACAATTAACCCGTCCTACGACAGCAAGGGTCCGAGAAGCTTTATTTAATATCTGGCAACATAAATTATCTGGCTGTCGTTGGTTGGATCTTTGTGCGGGTAATGGTTCCATGGGTGCGGAAGCTTTATGTCGAGGTGCGAGTCTAGTAATCGGAATTGAACAATCAGGACGCGCTGGCGAAATTATTAAGGAAAATTGGCGCAATTTAGCAACTTCTCCCCAGCAATTCCAAGTAATTCGGGGGGATGTACTGACAAAGTTAGCCACTTTAGCAGGGGAAAGTTTTGATTTAATTTATTTTGACCCTCCCTATGAAAGCGGTTTATATTTACCGGTACTAACTGCCATCTCTCAATATAATTTATTAGATTCTCTGGGGGAAATTGCCGTGGAACATAATCCCAAATCTTGGCCAGCAATTAATCTAGAAGGTTTAACCATTTGTCGTCAAAAACGCTACGGCAATACTACCTTAACTTTTTATCAAAAAACAGATGAATTATGA
- a CDS encoding uracil-DNA glycosylase family protein: MTDIKTLIKQVHQEAKKEDFPIDTLIYQEAKKDPFEPVLYAGNLASQLCFFGRDLGRDEVYAGQPLIGAAGRMVREGFFQAWQGRKSHDRQELLSVCDQIFLTNTVPYKPPGNKAYSGEVKDRFRPFIEKLLVFYWQGDHIITLGTEAFKWFEPYGKPKEVDKFYLDKERFTKKLLVTLTATDEDGLKQQKKVTLLPLPHPSPLNQRYYALFPDLLQKRLTEFAF; the protein is encoded by the coding sequence ATGACTGATATTAAAACCCTAATTAAACAGGTACACCAAGAGGCAAAAAAAGAGGATTTTCCCATCGATACCCTAATTTACCAAGAGGCAAAAAAAGACCCCTTTGAACCGGTTTTGTATGCTGGTAATCTTGCTAGTCAGTTATGCTTTTTTGGCCGGGATTTAGGACGAGATGAAGTGTATGCGGGACAACCTTTGATCGGGGCTGCCGGTAGAATGGTAAGAGAGGGATTTTTTCAAGCTTGGCAGGGGAGAAAATCCCATGATCGTCAAGAGCTATTATCGGTGTGCGATCAAATTTTCTTAACTAATACAGTTCCCTACAAACCTCCGGGTAATAAAGCTTATTCTGGGGAAGTGAAGGATCGTTTTCGTCCATTTATAGAAAAACTGCTCGTTTTTTATTGGCAAGGTGATCATATCATTACCCTTGGTACGGAAGCTTTTAAATGGTTTGAACCCTACGGTAAACCCAAAGAAGTGGATAAATTCTATCTTGATAAAGAACGCTTTACCAAAAAACTGCTAGTTACCCTTACCGCTACCGATGAAGATGGATTAAAACAGCAAAAGAAAGTGACTTTATTACCTCTCCCCCATCCCTCTCCTCTCAATCAAAGATACTATGCCCTTTTTCCTGATTTATTACAAAAAAGATTAACTGAATTTGCCTTTTAA
- the era gene encoding GTPase Era — MNDFINSQAVNLDSAVIPIAPTGFKSGFIGIIGRPNVGKSTLMNQLVGQKIAITSPIAQTTRNRLRGIVTGERSQMIFVDTPGIHKPHHELGKVLVKNAENAINSVDLVLFVVDSSNFLGSGDRYIADLLTKNQTPTILGLNKADQQPEDREPLDDSYRTLAAENNWPLLKFSALEGMGIAELQNLLIDSLEVGPYYYPPDLVTDQPERFIMAELIREQILLQTRQEIPHSVAVVIERVEETPALTRVFAAINVERDSQKGIVIGKNGSMLKALGTSARSAIQKLIAGEVYLKLFVKVEPKWRQSRSLLAEFGYRTEE, encoded by the coding sequence ATGAACGATTTTATCAACTCTCAAGCCGTTAATCTCGATTCGGCAGTAATTCCCATCGCACCGACCGGTTTTAAATCGGGTTTTATTGGCATTATTGGTCGTCCTAATGTGGGCAAGTCCACCCTGATGAATCAATTAGTGGGACAAAAAATCGCCATTACTTCCCCCATCGCTCAAACTACCCGCAACCGTTTACGCGGCATTGTCACCGGCGAGCGATCCCAGATGATTTTTGTCGATACCCCCGGCATTCACAAGCCCCATCACGAATTAGGCAAAGTTTTAGTTAAAAATGCTGAAAACGCCATAAATTCCGTAGATTTAGTTTTATTTGTTGTCGATAGTAGCAATTTTTTGGGCAGTGGCGATCGCTATATTGCCGATTTACTGACTAAAAACCAAACTCCCACGATTTTAGGGCTAAATAAAGCCGATCAGCAACCGGAAGACCGGGAGCCTCTAGACGATAGTTATCGTACCTTAGCGGCGGAAAATAACTGGCCTCTGCTCAAATTTTCGGCACTGGAGGGGATGGGAATCGCAGAATTGCAAAATCTGTTAATTGATTCCCTCGAAGTCGGTCCCTATTACTATCCCCCCGATTTAGTCACAGATCAACCGGAAAGGTTTATTATGGCTGAATTAATCCGCGAACAGATTTTACTGCAAACCCGTCAGGAAATTCCCCATTCTGTGGCGGTGGTGATTGAACGCGTCGAGGAAACTCCCGCTTTAACTAGGGTTTTTGCCGCCATCAATGTGGAACGAGATTCCCAAAAAGGGATCGTCATCGGCAAAAATGGCAGTATGTTAAAAGCGCTCGGCACTTCCGCTCGCTCGGCTATTCAAAAGTTAATCGCCGGGGAGGTATATTTAAAATTATTCGTGAAGGTAGAACCGAAATGGCGACAATCTCGCTCACTTTTAGCGGAATTTGGCTATCGCACCGAGGAGTGA
- a CDS encoding DUF6816 family protein, with translation MQRIILFLLVLILGCSNHLELSIAGNLSDRLTNYPRWMTKPVVSFASGDLVYPDWMVGNWTVTSTLIDLTAPLAPQIITPGFESNRRYLEQSIEFPVRFIEKAISRPINAAFLSTIISKPSIVADRSFNGLAISRAYLGNQSVLSVKTDPNNPNRQITFLRGAHQLISTVIARNSETPSRNQFIATEISQQIFRGETNTYLNEVETTTAYQLLSPNKILGDQVTAIYLSPQSPDYFQAPNRPVALYRYRLELRKD, from the coding sequence ATGCAAAGGATAATTTTGTTCTTGTTAGTATTGATTTTAGGCTGTAGTAACCATTTAGAATTATCTATAGCTGGAAATTTAAGCGATCGCTTAACTAATTATCCTCGCTGGATGACTAAACCAGTGGTTAGTTTTGCCAGCGGAGATTTAGTTTATCCCGATTGGATGGTAGGCAATTGGACTGTCACCAGTACCCTAATCGATTTAACCGCTCCTCTTGCTCCCCAGATTATCACACCTGGTTTTGAAAGTAATCGTCGTTACCTAGAACAATCGATCGAGTTTCCGGTGAGATTCATCGAGAAAGCTATTTCCAGACCGATAAATGCTGCCTTTTTATCCACCATTATCAGTAAACCATCAATTGTGGCCGATCGATCCTTTAATGGTTTAGCAATTAGTCGCGCCTATTTAGGTAATCAATCGGTATTATCCGTAAAAACTGACCCCAATAATCCCAATCGTCAGATTACCTTTTTACGCGGCGCTCATCAACTCATTTCCACCGTAATTGCCAGAAATAGCGAAACTCCTAGCCGAAATCAATTTATTGCCACAGAAATCAGTCAACAAATTTTCCGGGGAGAAACCAACACTTATCTCAATGAGGTGGAAACCACCACCGCCTATCAGTTATTATCTCCTAATAAAATTCTAGGCGATCAGGTGACAGCCATTTATCTGTCCCCCCAATCGCCGGATTATTTCCAAGCGCCGAATCGTCCTGTGGCTTTGTATCGTTATCGCCTAGAATTGCGGAAAGATTAA
- a CDS encoding HhoA/HhoB/HtrA family serine endopeptidase — MTHNIFNDNISPSNEGNPKRSKSSAMKKLFAYSSLLVLGAGLGIGATYAYSQNPLELAQNIATAATNPRPSTAAAAAPSTLVIPTNFVASVVQEVGPAVVRINASREVNGGGDFSEFANDPVFRRFFGSQIPERGERQVQRGTGSGFIISNDGKIITNAHVVEGADKVTVTLKDGRTIDGKVLGSDPLTDVAVVQVETGNLPTVKLGNSDSLQVGEWAIAIGNPLGLDNTVTTGIISAKERNGSQIGASDKRVDFLQTDAAINPGNSGGPLLNARGEVIGVNTAIIQNAQGLGFAIPIKTAQRIAEQLIATGKVEHPYLGVQMVQLTPEVKEQLADSPMADNWTIPDDSGVLLVRVMRDSPAAAAGLRSGDVLKSVGGKNVTDPDAVQEIVANTQIGDNLPVEISREGQKINLNIQVGSLNTANKS; from the coding sequence ATGACTCACAATATTTTTAACGATAATATTTCCCCGAGCAACGAAGGCAATCCCAAACGCTCCAAATCTTCTGCAATGAAAAAACTTTTTGCCTATTCCTCCTTACTGGTTTTGGGTGCCGGGTTAGGTATCGGTGCCACCTACGCCTACAGTCAAAATCCTCTAGAATTAGCCCAAAATATTGCCACCGCTGCCACTAATCCTCGCCCCTCCACAGCAGCCGCAGCCGCTCCCTCAACCCTAGTTATTCCCACCAATTTTGTCGCTTCTGTGGTGCAAGAAGTGGGGCCGGCGGTGGTAAGAATTAATGCTTCTAGGGAAGTCAATGGAGGCGGTGATTTTTCGGAATTTGCTAACGATCCTGTTTTCCGTCGCTTCTTTGGTTCCCAAATACCGGAGCGAGGAGAAAGACAAGTTCAAAGGGGTACAGGTTCCGGGTTTATTATCAGTAATGACGGTAAAATTATCACCAATGCTCACGTTGTCGAGGGAGCAGATAAGGTGACTGTCACCCTCAAAGATGGTCGCACTATCGATGGTAAAGTCTTAGGTAGTGATCCTTTAACTGATGTGGCAGTGGTACAGGTGGAAACGGGCAATTTACCCACGGTTAAATTAGGTAATTCTGATAGTTTACAGGTGGGAGAATGGGCAATTGCTATCGGTAATCCTTTGGGATTAGATAACACTGTCACCACGGGGATTATTAGCGCCAAGGAACGCAATGGCTCCCAAATTGGTGCTAGTGATAAACGGGTGGATTTCCTGCAAACCGATGCGGCAATTAACCCCGGAAATTCTGGCGGACCTTTGTTAAATGCTCGGGGAGAAGTTATCGGAGTTAACACTGCTATCATTCAAAATGCCCAGGGTTTAGGTTTTGCTATTCCGATTAAAACTGCCCAAAGAATCGCCGAACAATTAATCGCCACGGGTAAGGTGGAACATCCCTATCTCGGTGTTCAAATGGTACAGTTAACCCCAGAGGTAAAAGAACAATTAGCCGATAGTCCCATGGCTGATAATTGGACTATCCCCGATGATTCTGGTGTCTTGTTAGTGCGGGTGATGAGAGATTCTCCTGCCGCAGCAGCAGGATTGCGATCGGGTGATGTGTTAAAGTCTGTAGGTGGTAAGAATGTCACCGATCCCGATGCGGTTCAGGAAATTGTGGCTAATACTCAAATCGGCGATAATTTACCCGTAGAAATTAGCCGGGAAGGACAAAAAATTAATCTGAATATTCAAGTGGGTAGCTTGAATACTGCTAACAAATCCTAG
- a CDS encoding DnaJ domain-containing protein — protein sequence MAKKLDFVIPAVGGVTGANLSACLGNIGLVGGFGGISVGLVGMTGIGILTSSAIYASLQGLETNDHNVGLALGIGSLGGIGIYSTFGGVGVAVKGTAFGVGVGSMAIAGGIVGLGVYGVMKMLSPTYSDNNFYSNLEFFDRITREYEEALFWQEVTGKYENLEAELQQLLEEVSIQENQQLDSTEITIPERLSWQCFQTLKGHQENIGAIDVSPDGKIIASAGEDQTIKLWQRETGKLIYSFVGVNEPIQTLAISPNGKSIIAGGLDGRISQWQLDTKQYKSSFFARVNAPHSHDGVILQLAFAANERFIVSASNDKTLRIWGYHTGELKRTLIGHEEAVNTCAISPDSQIIASGSDDKTIKLWRFDHSYAYQTFIGDRAAVNSLAFSNDGQYLISGGSDKAIKIWDIKTGEMIKSWQAHEQAIISIAINPHRHLIASASRTEIKIWQGQTGELIKILRGTAPLKFSPDGQFLITGSYGDKVKIWSEMLGELEILPPDSEDWWEVLEVSKNASFSEVKQRYYQLARQYHPDHNSSAMAIKIMQKINRAYERFLFSISQQ from the coding sequence ATGGCTAAAAAGCTCGATTTTGTTATTCCCGCCGTCGGTGGAGTCACAGGAGCCAATTTATCTGCTTGTCTGGGAAATATTGGCTTAGTCGGCGGATTTGGCGGTATAAGCGTCGGTTTAGTGGGAATGACGGGGATTGGCATCCTGACAAGTTCGGCAATTTATGCCAGTCTGCAAGGACTAGAAACAAACGATCACAATGTCGGGTTAGCTTTGGGAATAGGAAGCCTTGGCGGAATCGGTATCTACTCTACCTTTGGGGGTGTGGGAGTCGCGGTTAAAGGTACAGCTTTCGGTGTTGGTGTCGGTTCTATGGCGATCGCTGGTGGGATAGTCGGGTTAGGAGTCTACGGAGTGATGAAAATGTTATCTCCCACCTACTCCGACAATAATTTTTATAGCAATCTAGAATTTTTTGATCGCATTACTAGAGAGTACGAAGAAGCTTTATTTTGGCAAGAAGTTACGGGGAAATATGAAAATCTAGAGGCAGAACTACAGCAACTGTTGGAAGAAGTATCTATTCAGGAAAATCAACAGTTAGATTCTACAGAAATTACTATTCCAGAGCGTTTATCTTGGCAGTGTTTCCAAACTCTTAAAGGTCATCAGGAAAATATTGGGGCGATCGATGTTAGTCCTGATGGTAAAATTATTGCTAGTGCGGGAGAAGATCAAACCATAAAACTTTGGCAGCGAGAAACGGGTAAATTAATTTATTCCTTTGTGGGAGTTAATGAACCGATCCAAACTCTGGCGATAAGTCCTAACGGTAAATCGATCATTGCTGGTGGATTAGATGGCAGAATTAGTCAGTGGCAATTAGACACTAAGCAGTATAAAAGTAGTTTTTTCGCTCGTGTCAATGCTCCCCATAGCCATGATGGTGTCATTTTACAATTAGCTTTTGCTGCCAATGAAAGATTTATTGTTAGTGCTAGTAATGACAAAACTCTGCGAATCTGGGGTTATCATACAGGAGAATTAAAGCGAACTTTAATCGGTCATGAGGAGGCAGTTAATACCTGTGCTATTAGTCCCGATAGCCAAATTATTGCTAGTGGTAGTGATGATAAAACTATTAAATTATGGCGATTTGATCATAGTTATGCTTATCAAACTTTTATCGGTGACAGGGCAGCCGTTAACAGTTTAGCTTTTAGTAATGATGGTCAATATCTAATTAGTGGTGGTAGTGATAAAGCGATTAAAATCTGGGATATAAAGACAGGAGAAATGATTAAAAGTTGGCAGGCACACGAGCAGGCAATTATCAGTATTGCTATTAATCCTCATCGCCATCTAATTGCTAGTGCTTCCCGAACAGAAATTAAAATTTGGCAAGGACAAACAGGAGAATTAATTAAAATTTTACGGGGAACTGCTCCCTTAAAATTTAGTCCTGACGGTCAGTTTTTAATTACAGGTAGTTATGGAGATAAGGTAAAAATATGGTCAGAAATGTTAGGAGAATTAGAAATATTACCCCCAGATTCCGAGGATTGGTGGGAAGTTTTAGAAGTTTCTAAAAATGCCAGTTTTTCAGAAGTTAAACAAAGATATTATCAGCTTGCTCGTCAGTATCACCCCGATCACAATTCTTCCGCCATGGCGATTAAAATTATGCAAAAAATTAATCGAGCTTACGAGCGGTTTTTATTTTCTATCTCCCAACAGTAA